In Halorussus limi, a genomic segment contains:
- a CDS encoding SMP-30/gluconolactonase/LRE family protein yields MTRDTTNADANPDAESNADPSDTRPTASRRRFLTGVAAATGVALAPTVTEAQEVSLETVAAFDPPNLPENIATDRQGDVYVSMVPPRELWRVPHEGDPSSVAQVGPEDGEGSLLGISRTDDGTTYAVLNSGVAETNGVWRIPSDGSPELMASIPTEGTFPNGVTHDAVDDGVLVTDSTRGVVWRATDDGASVWFDDPLLDPNPYASNSLGANGIAVGPEGNLYVANLSFGAIVRIPINEDGSPGSPEVVVQSDRLVGADGLTVADDGTVYVAVNAQDKVSRVTSGGDVSTVVSGGELSFPSDVHFGPGDDQSTLYVCNFALPAFQAEDQEANPSLMRLDLGQVATTEGEGTTTTEEETTTTATEGETTTTEETTTAEETPTTTTESGTTTTTTTAEETTTTTEGETTTVE; encoded by the coding sequence ATGACTCGTGACACCACGAACGCCGACGCGAATCCGGACGCGGAGTCGAACGCGGACCCGAGCGACACTCGACCGACAGCCTCCCGGCGGCGGTTTCTGACGGGCGTGGCGGCCGCGACGGGGGTCGCGCTCGCGCCGACCGTCACGGAGGCACAGGAGGTCAGCCTCGAAACCGTGGCCGCGTTCGACCCGCCGAACCTGCCGGAGAACATCGCGACCGACCGACAGGGAGACGTCTACGTGAGCATGGTACCGCCCCGCGAACTGTGGCGGGTGCCCCACGAGGGCGACCCCTCGTCGGTCGCACAGGTCGGTCCCGAGGACGGAGAGGGGTCGCTTCTCGGCATCTCGCGGACCGACGACGGGACCACGTACGCCGTGCTGAACTCGGGGGTCGCCGAGACCAACGGCGTCTGGCGGATTCCGTCCGACGGGTCGCCCGAACTGATGGCGTCGATTCCGACGGAGGGGACCTTCCCGAACGGCGTCACCCACGACGCGGTGGACGACGGCGTCCTCGTCACCGACTCCACGCGAGGCGTCGTCTGGCGGGCGACCGACGACGGTGCCTCGGTCTGGTTCGACGACCCGCTACTCGACCCGAATCCGTACGCGAGCAACTCGCTCGGTGCGAACGGCATCGCCGTGGGTCCCGAGGGGAACCTCTACGTGGCGAACCTCAGTTTCGGTGCCATCGTCCGGATTCCGATAAACGAGGACGGGAGTCCCGGAAGTCCGGAGGTCGTCGTCCAGAGCGACCGACTCGTCGGCGCGGACGGCCTCACCGTCGCCGACGACGGAACCGTCTACGTCGCGGTGAACGCCCAGGACAAGGTCTCTCGGGTCACGTCGGGCGGCGACGTCTCGACGGTGGTCTCGGGCGGCGAACTCTCGTTCCCGTCGGACGTCCACTTCGGTCCCGGCGACGACCAATCGACGCTGTACGTCTGTAACTTCGCGCTCCCGGCGTTTCAGGCCGAGGACCAGGAGGCGAACCCGAGCCTGATGCGACTCGACCTCGGGCAGGTCGCGACGACGGAGGGTGAGGGAACCACCACGACAGAAGAGGAGACGACTACGACGGCGACCGAAGGAGAGACGACTACGACTGAGGAGACGACGACAGCGGAGGAAACGCCGACCACGACGACCGAGAGTGGAACGACCACGACGACTACGACAGCAGAGGAAACGACCACGACGACCGAGGGTGAAACGACCACGGTCGAGTAA
- a CDS encoding enoyl-CoA hydratase/isomerase family protein, with protein sequence MASDTSAIRILDRDRVRVVTLDRPDRRNALTPDALDALEAAVSGADQPVVYLRGAGPAFCAGADLDVVADLDRASAEAFAEHGQRVADAVEEAESAVVAGIDGAARGGGVELALAADLRVATPEATFAEPGVKLGLFGAWGGTVRLPRVVGEGAALDLALSGRTVDAETALRMGLVSRVTDDPRAVADELAANDPETLRAVKARMRDDAPANRRERREAEVFGRLVERHADAIADRRES encoded by the coding sequence GTGGCATCTGATACGTCAGCGATTCGAATTTTGGACCGCGACCGGGTCCGCGTCGTGACGCTCGACCGACCCGACCGACGCAACGCGCTCACTCCCGACGCCCTCGATGCGCTCGAAGCCGCCGTCAGCGGGGCCGACCAACCGGTCGTCTACCTCCGGGGCGCGGGTCCGGCGTTCTGCGCGGGTGCGGACCTCGACGTGGTCGCCGACCTCGACCGGGCGTCCGCGGAGGCGTTCGCCGAGCACGGCCAGCGGGTCGCCGACGCCGTCGAGGAGGCCGAGAGCGCGGTCGTCGCGGGCATCGACGGCGCGGCCCGCGGCGGCGGCGTCGAGTTGGCGCTCGCCGCCGACCTCCGGGTCGCCACGCCCGAGGCGACCTTCGCGGAACCCGGCGTGAAACTCGGCCTGTTCGGGGCGTGGGGCGGGACCGTCCGCCTACCCCGAGTCGTCGGCGAGGGAGCGGCGCTCGACCTCGCGCTCTCGGGCCGGACCGTGGACGCCGAGACCGCGCTCCGGATGGGTCTGGTCTCGCGCGTGACCGACGACCCGCGAGCGGTCGCCGACGAACTCGCGGCCAACGACCCCGAGACGCTCCGGGCGGTCAAAGCGCGGATGCGCGACGACGCCCCGGCGAACCGCCGCGAGCGCCGGGAGGCCGAGGTCTTCGGCCGCCTCGTCGAACGCCACGCGGACGCCATCGCCGACCGGCGGGAGTCGTGA
- a CDS encoding M28 family peptidase, whose product MDPDTAAALGEAWCDDYPWAFLTRLTEIGDRMGGSPGERRAADLVAEGFERAGARAVEVESFEMNRWSRGDAELAVTDPVERSFETIALPYSPAGEVRGELVDAGYGTPDELDAVDVEGKIVVASTTTPEGSRFIHRMEKFGHAAAAGAEAFVFRNHTPGQLPPTGSLRFDREAAIPAVGVSLETGEWLTDYAERGARAALRVDAETTPGTSHNAHGTLGPDTDEEILVVGHHDAHDIAEGALDNGCGITVVVAAAHLLAEMDLDVKVRVAGVGCEETGLLGADALAERMALDDVRAVVNVDGAGRFRDLRAHTHGSETMEELVASVADEANQPISVREQVHPFSDHWPFLKRGVPALQLHSERASQPAAAGAGGNGARGRGWGHTHADTRDKVDDRNLREHAMLTALLVRELARTDEIPRPSPSAVAGNLRSGDYEEGMKAAGIWPEGWE is encoded by the coding sequence ATGGACCCGGACACTGCCGCCGCGCTGGGCGAGGCGTGGTGCGACGACTACCCGTGGGCGTTCCTGACGCGGCTAACCGAAATCGGCGACCGCATGGGCGGCTCGCCCGGCGAGCGCCGGGCCGCCGACCTCGTTGCCGAGGGGTTCGAGCGCGCCGGCGCGCGGGCGGTCGAAGTCGAGTCGTTCGAGATGAACCGCTGGTCGCGCGGCGACGCCGAACTCGCCGTCACCGACCCGGTCGAGCGGTCGTTCGAGACCATCGCGCTCCCCTACTCGCCGGCGGGCGAAGTCCGCGGCGAACTCGTCGACGCCGGCTACGGCACGCCCGACGAACTCGACGCGGTGGACGTGGAGGGGAAAATCGTGGTCGCGTCCACGACGACGCCCGAGGGGTCGCGGTTCATCCACCGCATGGAGAAGTTCGGCCACGCCGCCGCGGCGGGCGCGGAGGCGTTCGTCTTCCGGAACCACACGCCCGGCCAGTTACCGCCGACGGGGTCGCTCCGGTTCGACCGCGAGGCCGCGATTCCGGCGGTCGGCGTCAGCCTCGAAACCGGCGAGTGGCTGACCGACTACGCCGAGCGCGGTGCGCGGGCCGCGCTCCGGGTGGACGCCGAGACGACGCCCGGCACGAGTCACAACGCCCACGGGACGCTCGGTCCCGACACCGACGAGGAGATTCTCGTCGTCGGCCACCACGACGCTCACGACATCGCGGAGGGTGCACTCGACAACGGTTGCGGCATCACCGTGGTCGTGGCGGCGGCCCACCTCCTCGCCGAGATGGACCTCGACGTGAAAGTCCGGGTCGCGGGGGTCGGCTGTGAGGAGACCGGCCTGCTCGGGGCGGACGCGCTCGCCGAGAGAATGGCCCTCGACGACGTGCGCGCGGTCGTGAACGTGGACGGTGCGGGCCGGTTCCGCGACCTGCGCGCCCACACCCACGGCTCGGAGACGATGGAGGAACTCGTCGCGTCGGTCGCCGACGAGGCGAACCAGCCGATTTCGGTCCGCGAGCAGGTCCACCCGTTCAGCGACCACTGGCCGTTCCTGAAGCGCGGCGTGCCCGCGCTCCAACTCCACAGCGAGCGCGCGTCCCAACCCGCCGCGGCGGGTGCGGGCGGGAACGGCGCGCGCGGCCGCGGGTGGGGTCACACCCACGCCGACACGCGCGACAAGGTCGACGACCGAAACCTCCGGGAACACGCGATGCTGACCGCGCTGTTGGTCAGGG
- the pepF gene encoding oligoendopeptidase F, producing the protein MSSVPERSEIDTEYKWDLESIYATDDEWEAAYEEVEERLDELADYEGRVTEDGETLLSVLELREDVSRRVEKIANYARMRKDENTADQHYQALASRGMSLASEANSASSFVEPEIQSLDGDELDRMIEETAGLETYDHYLHDVLRTAEHTRSAEVENVLAELGEVTGASGDIYSMLMNSDLEFPTVEKPDGDAVEITQSNLTKLLKNPDREFRRTVYESFFDRLGEFHNTIGTSYKNSVKADVRLAQIRDYETAREAAMDGPNVPAEVYDNLVDTVRDNLDKLHRHAELKRESLGVDELRMWDLYMPMTETETPDVEYEQARQYVVEALGALGDDYQNRVEEGFESRWVDVYETENKRSGAYSSGTYDTQPFILMNYQDDISSMFTLAHELGHSLHSQLTSENQPYVYGDYEIFVAEVASTVNEALLTRHLLDTVEDPTFRRHVLNEYLERFRSTLYRQTMFADFEHRAHQLVEDGEALTAGKADEIYGELKEEFYEPAVVDDRIAREWARIPHFYRPYYVYQYSTGISAAVALADGILNEGDDAADRYLEFLQSGSRDYPLELLRTAGVDMSSPEPIQRALDVYDDHLDEMESLI; encoded by the coding sequence ATGAGTTCGGTTCCCGAACGGTCGGAGATAGACACCGAGTACAAGTGGGATCTGGAGAGCATCTACGCGACCGACGACGAGTGGGAGGCGGCCTACGAGGAGGTGGAGGAGCGCCTCGACGAACTGGCCGACTACGAGGGTCGAGTCACCGAGGACGGCGAGACCCTGCTGTCGGTCCTCGAACTCCGGGAGGACGTCTCCCGACGCGTCGAGAAAATCGCCAACTACGCCCGCATGCGGAAGGACGAGAACACCGCCGACCAGCACTATCAGGCGCTGGCCTCGCGCGGGATGTCGCTGGCCTCGGAGGCCAACAGCGCGAGCAGTTTCGTCGAACCCGAGATTCAGAGCCTCGACGGCGACGAACTCGACCGGATGATAGAGGAGACCGCCGGACTCGAGACCTACGACCACTACCTCCACGACGTGCTTCGGACCGCCGAACACACCCGGTCGGCCGAAGTCGAGAACGTGCTGGCCGAACTCGGCGAAGTCACCGGCGCGTCGGGCGACATCTACAGCATGCTGATGAACTCCGACTTGGAGTTCCCGACCGTCGAGAAACCCGACGGCGACGCGGTCGAAATCACCCAGAGCAACCTCACGAAACTCCTGAAGAACCCCGACCGCGAGTTCCGCCGGACCGTCTACGAGTCGTTCTTCGACAGACTCGGCGAGTTCCACAACACCATCGGCACCTCCTACAAGAACAGCGTGAAGGCCGACGTGCGCCTCGCGCAGATTCGGGACTACGAGACCGCCCGCGAGGCCGCGATGGACGGTCCGAACGTCCCGGCCGAGGTGTACGACAACCTCGTGGACACGGTCCGGGACAACCTCGACAAACTCCACCGCCACGCCGAACTCAAGCGCGAGAGTCTGGGCGTGGACGAACTCCGGATGTGGGACCTCTACATGCCCATGACCGAGACCGAGACCCCCGACGTGGAGTACGAGCAGGCCCGCCAGTACGTCGTGGAGGCGCTGGGAGCGCTCGGCGACGACTACCAGAACCGGGTCGAGGAAGGATTCGAGTCCCGGTGGGTGGACGTGTACGAGACCGAGAACAAGCGCTCGGGCGCGTACAGCAGCGGCACCTACGACACCCAGCCGTTCATCCTGATGAACTATCAGGACGACATCTCCTCGATGTTCACGCTGGCCCACGAACTCGGCCACTCGCTCCACAGCCAACTCACGAGCGAGAATCAGCCGTACGTCTACGGCGACTACGAAATCTTCGTCGCGGAGGTCGCCAGCACCGTCAACGAGGCGCTGTTGACCCGCCACCTGCTCGACACCGTCGAGGACCCCACCTTCCGGCGCCACGTCCTCAACGAGTATCTGGAGCGGTTCCGCTCGACGCTCTACCGCCAGACCATGTTCGCGGACTTCGAGCATCGCGCCCACCAGCTGGTCGAGGACGGCGAGGCGCTCACGGCCGGCAAGGCCGACGAAATCTACGGCGAACTCAAAGAGGAGTTCTACGAACCCGCGGTCGTGGACGACCGCATCGCCCGCGAGTGGGCGCGGATTCCCCACTTCTACCGACCCTACTACGTCTACCAGTACAGCACCGGCATCAGCGCGGCCGTCGCGCTCGCCGACGGGATTCTGAACGAGGGCGACGACGCGGCGGACCGCTACCTCGAGTTCCTCCAGAGCGGGTCCCGAGACTACCCCCTCGAACTGCTCCGGACCGCGGGCGTCGACATGTCCTCGCCCGAACCCATCCAGCGCGCGCTCGACGTGTACGACGACCACCTCGACGAGATGGAATCGCTCATCTGA
- a CDS encoding DUF7114 family protein, whose amino-acid sequence MEAAVRARKAGRQAVRDVSPDPLRERIRTLLDESAMVPGVLALASARAVEGAGRASVAPETSDSDGESRANGTGPTGATVGRTGSEAGRAGSAAGAVGVEERAAGVQLIYEGLRLTRALADDPPWERDSAHTDSNIDILAADVMVARGFSLLARTEAADKAVETVQSFGRDETDDQQGRAVSAHALETDVFELAVVAGTTAFGSDPSDALVAYAGELAESLDGDRPEPPESIAEAVEQAVADAPNPRRFGPAEDPRPSATDP is encoded by the coding sequence ATGGAAGCGGCCGTCCGGGCACGAAAAGCAGGACGACAGGCGGTGCGAGACGTCTCGCCCGACCCCCTTCGCGAACGCATCCGCACCCTTCTCGACGAGTCGGCGATGGTGCCGGGGGTGCTGGCGCTCGCGTCCGCACGCGCAGTCGAGGGCGCGGGCCGAGCGAGCGTCGCCCCGGAGACGTCCGACAGCGACGGGGAGAGTCGAGCGAACGGAACCGGCCCGACGGGAGCGACCGTCGGTCGAACCGGGAGCGAGGCCGGGCGTGCGGGAAGCGCCGCCGGAGCGGTCGGGGTCGAGGAGCGCGCCGCCGGCGTTCAACTCATCTACGAGGGACTGCGACTCACCCGCGCTCTCGCCGACGACCCGCCGTGGGAGCGCGACTCGGCACACACCGACAGCAACATCGACATCCTCGCGGCCGACGTGATGGTCGCCCGCGGATTCTCGCTGCTGGCCCGGACCGAGGCCGCCGACAAGGCGGTCGAGACCGTCCAGTCGTTCGGCCGCGACGAGACCGACGACCAGCAGGGTCGGGCGGTTTCGGCCCACGCGCTGGAGACCGACGTCTTCGAACTCGCGGTCGTCGCGGGCACCACCGCGTTCGGTTCGGACCCCTCCGACGCGCTGGTCGCGTACGCCGGGGAACTCGCCGAATCGCTCGACGGCGACCGGCCGGAACCGCCCGAGTCCATCGCGGAAGCGGTCGAGCAGGCGGTCGCCGACGCGCCGAATCCCCGGCGGTTCGGCCCGGCGGAGGACCCCCGGCCGTCGGCGACCGACCCGTGA
- a CDS encoding DUF5808 domain-containing protein, with amino-acid sequence MADKPSTGELFGVPYNFERPSIGRMLSSYWKPDEGMLVEKPFGIGYTLNLANWRSWIVLAVAGALLWHERKGEQGQMTAEEAPVEVVVDDD; translated from the coding sequence ATGGCAGACAAGCCCAGCACCGGCGAGCTATTCGGCGTGCCGTACAACTTCGAGCGACCGAGCATCGGACGCATGCTCTCGTCGTACTGGAAACCCGACGAGGGCATGCTGGTCGAGAAGCCCTTCGGCATCGGCTACACGCTCAACCTCGCCAACTGGCGCTCGTGGATCGTACTGGCGGTCGCGGGCGCGCTCCTCTGGCACGAGCGCAAGGGCGAGCAGGGCCAGATGACCGCCGAGGAGGCCCCGGTCGAAGTGGTCGTGGACGACGACTGA
- the pan2 gene encoding proteasome-activating nucleotidase Pan2, with the protein MSRSPPLPDQPTLEIDPDMTDRERLAALREHFADIVEVNATLEERLDDARERRENLREEVDKLERENETLKTTSLYVATAEELTDEGIVIKQHGNNQEVLTEVSPKLREQIESGDRVAVNDSFTVQTVLEAEKDARAQAMEIDESPDVTYDEIGGLEEQTREVREAVEQPLENPEQFETVGIEPPSGVLLHGPPGTGKTMLAKAVANQTDATFIKMAGSELVQKFIGEGAKLVRDLFELASQREPAIVFIDEIDAVGSKRTDSKTSGDAEVQRTMMQLLSEMDGFEDRGEIRIIAATNRFDMLDRAILRPGRFDRLIEVPEPDEEARRRILDIHTRDMTIADDVEFDELAKATEGKSGADIESLATEAGMFAIRDERTEVRQSDFEDALEKMDESDETGIVTDGSLPSYAY; encoded by the coding sequence ATGTCGCGTAGCCCACCTCTCCCCGACCAACCGACACTCGAAATCGACCCCGACATGACAGACCGGGAGCGACTGGCGGCGCTCCGGGAACACTTCGCCGATATCGTGGAAGTCAACGCCACGCTCGAAGAGCGACTCGACGACGCCCGCGAGCGACGCGAGAACCTCCGCGAGGAGGTCGACAAACTCGAACGCGAGAACGAGACGCTGAAGACCACCTCGCTGTACGTCGCCACCGCCGAGGAACTCACCGACGAGGGCATCGTCATCAAACAGCACGGCAACAATCAGGAGGTGCTGACCGAGGTCTCGCCCAAACTCCGCGAACAGATAGAGTCGGGCGACCGCGTGGCGGTCAACGACTCCTTCACGGTCCAGACCGTGCTGGAGGCCGAGAAGGACGCTCGGGCCCAAGCGATGGAAATCGACGAGTCGCCCGACGTGACCTACGACGAAATCGGCGGTCTCGAAGAGCAGACCCGCGAGGTCCGCGAGGCGGTCGAGCAACCGCTCGAGAACCCCGAGCAGTTCGAGACGGTCGGTATCGAACCGCCGAGCGGCGTCCTGCTCCACGGCCCGCCGGGCACCGGCAAGACGATGCTGGCGAAGGCCGTCGCCAACCAGACCGACGCCACCTTCATCAAGATGGCCGGGTCCGAACTCGTCCAGAAGTTCATCGGCGAGGGCGCGAAGTTAGTCCGGGACCTCTTCGAGTTGGCGAGCCAGCGCGAACCCGCCATCGTCTTCATCGACGAAATCGACGCGGTCGGCTCGAAGCGCACCGACTCGAAGACCTCGGGCGACGCCGAGGTCCAGCGGACGATGATGCAACTGCTCAGCGAGATGGACGGCTTCGAGGACCGCGGTGAGATTCGCATCATCGCCGCGACCAACCGCTTCGACATGCTCGACCGCGCCATCCTCCGGCCCGGCCGCTTCGACCGCCTCATCGAAGTGCCCGAACCCGACGAGGAGGCCCGGCGCAGAATCCTCGACATCCACACCCGCGACATGACCATCGCCGACGACGTGGAGTTCGACGAACTCGCCAAGGCGACCGAGGGCAAGAGCGGCGCGGACATCGAGAGTCTGGCGACCGAGGCGGGCATGTTCGCCATCCGCGACGAGCGCACCGAGGTCCGTCAGTCTGACTTCGAGGACGCGCTCGAGAAGATGGACGAGAGCGACGAGACCGGCATCGTCACCGACGGGTCGCTTCCGAGCTACGCCTACTGA